The Nostoc sp. PCC 7524 nucleotide sequence CATTGGCAAAGTTTTATTCAGAAATTACCTCGACTGGTAACTACATCTTATGTTTTTGATGAGATAGTTACCTTTTTTAATAGTCGAAATCGTCATGCTAAAGCTGTTGAAATTGGTAATCGTTTGCTAAGTAGCCCATCAGTGCAGTTTATTCATGTTGATGAAGTGTTGTTTTTTGAGGGTTGGCGATTATTCCAGCAGTATGATGATAAATCTTATTCACTAACTGATTGTGTTTCGTTTGTGGTAATGAAACAGTTGGGAATTTCTACAGCTTTAAGTTTTGACAAGCATTTTGTTCAGGCTGGTTTTGAAAAGCTACCCTGAAAGCTGGTTGAGTGAGTTTTTGCAAGGGTTTGGGTTATGCGTGAGGTTTTGGTTAAGAATGAGGAGTTTAAGGATTCGCCTGTTGGGAAGATTCCGCAGGATTGGGACGTTGAGCTTTTATCAACAGTCTCTAAAAAAATCCAAGATGGAACACATTTCTCGCCAAAAAGTAAAGAAGGGAACTTTAGATATATCACTTCAAAAAATATTCGTTTT carries:
- a CDS encoding type II toxin-antitoxin system VapC family toxin encodes the protein MTNVFLDTSYIISLETSDDINHDVTLKHWQSFIQKLPRLVTTSYVFDEIVTFFNSRNRHAKAVEIGNRLLSSPSVQFIHVDEVLFFEGWRLFQQYDDKSYSLTDCVSFVVMKQLGISTALSFDKHFVQAGFEKLP